Proteins co-encoded in one Glandiceps talaboti chromosome 22, keGlaTala1.1, whole genome shotgun sequence genomic window:
- the LOC144452198 gene encoding cadherin-23-like: MTAATKLDRELKDSYDIYVVASDKGRYPRSTAVPVTIDILDINDNLPVFSQSNYQGDVDEGDAAVGSGVVTVQSTDDDSPPNDDTAYLISDGNDGGHFEISANGEISVKTAINLETDGGQFILEVTAYNVEPFYGVGSNNTVNVTITVQDINNNGPVFPNDTYTTTISEDVAIETTIITVTAVDRDPIPSDMFYWISDGNDGGHFEINPSSGDISVVGGIDRDPPNNQTFFTLTIVVSDGDGNTDNDTCLMYISITDANDNEPVFGEVEYNFRVNENATVNTNVGMVMATDKDDGFNGDVVSYEIENGDGVFVIDNSTGEIFLTRVLDPGVKQYTYTIKAMDGGNPPRSGTIGVVITVNDVNDNSPRYLDSSFNFTVYENSRSGVVINKVEAIDDDGDSVQYSIQNSASVPFMIDVNTGELIVSGDLDRETNDEYNLVTVVTDGTFTESVDIMITILDENDNSPVFEKSVYSGNITEDANDGSEILEVMATDVDLDTNADIVYSIHTTSDNGDNIFGIHGNNGSIFIQDNTELDYELRNSYVITVQATDQPLDGKSRSAVVNVFVNVLDINDIVPMFEKAIYTANIDESAALDTSVLQMLASDPDTVGNLVYSIDDESSTFVINNISGVIQTAATLNREEQDVYIVSVSVTDGIYSTSVNLTINIDDVNDNAPVFDYNSYIFNATEGLDNETIGSISATDKDLGRNAEILYSFMPPFDMNGYFTVDSTGILSTGVELDRETQDVYQVYVVASDNGESARSTVVLISITVVDINDNLPVFSQDGIYEGDLDEGGDAVGMVIIILQSTDDDSPPNDDTAYLISDGNDGGHFEISTTGEISVKTAINLETDGGQFILEVTAYNVEPYVGSGNNNSKNVIINVQDINDHGPVFLNDSYLADVSEHSTVGVTVVTVTAEDPDPTLSDMTYFIDAGNDQNLFSVHPTNGDITIIGDIDRDPPNYQTFFNLSVTVSDGDITTPDDTTVVEITVSDINDNSPVFKQGYV, encoded by the exons ATGACTGCAGCTACTAAACTGGATCGAGAATTGAAGGACAGTTATGACATTTATGTCGTTGCATCTGATAAGGGACGATATCCCCGAAGTACAGCTGTTCCTGTCACCATTGATATTCTtgatattaatgataatttACCAGTGTTCTCACAAAGTAATTATCAAGGTGATGTTGATGAGGGTGATGCAGCTGTTGGTTCTGGTGTTGTGACAGTGCAG TCAACAGATGATGATTCACCTCCCAATGATGATACAGCATATTTGATCAGTGATGGTAATgatggcggccattttgaaatcAGTGCCAATGGTGAAATCAGTGTGAAGACAGCCATTAATCTTGAAACTGATGGAGGACAATTTATATTGGAAGTTACTGCTTATAATGTGGAACCTTTCTATGGGGTTGGAAGTAACAACACTGTCAATGTTACCATAACAGTGCAG GATATTAACAATAATGGCCCAGTATTCCCTAATGACACCTACACTACAACAATATCAGAAGATGTTGCTATAGAAACAACTATTATAACAGTTACAGCTGTAGATAGAGATCCCATTCCATCTGATATGTTTTACTGGATAAGTGATGGCAATGATGGGGGCCATTTTGAAATCAATCCTTCAAGTGGTGACATCTCTGTTGTTGGAGGCATCGACAGAGATCCACCAAACAACCAAACTTTCTTCACTCTCACA ATTGTTGTTAGTGATGGTGACGGTAATACAGACAATGATACCTGTctgatgtatatttcaataactGATGCTAATGATAATGAGCCTGTGTTTGGAGAAG TCGAGTATAATTTCCGTGTTAATGAAAATGCAACAGTGAACACCAATGTTGGCATGGTGATGGCGACTGATAAAGATGACGGTTTCAATGGTGATGTTGTTAgctatgaaattgaaaatggtgATGGTGTGTTTGTTATCGACAATTCAACTGGAGAGATATTTCTGACTAGAGTGTTAGACCCTGGAGtcaaacaatatacatatactatcaAAGCAATGGATGGTGGTAATCCTCCTAGAAGTGG tacaaTTGGTGTAGTTATAACTGTTAATGATGTTAACGACAATTCTCCAAGATATCTGGATTCTTCATTCAACTTCACGGTTTATGAG AACTCTAGAAGTGGTGTCGTTATCAATAAAGTAGAAGCCAtagatgatgatggtgatagtGTACAATACAGTATTCAAAATAGTGCTTCAG TTCCGTTCATGattgatgttaacactggagaACTGATAGTGTCTGGAGATTTGGATAGAGAGACCAATGATGAGTATAATTTGGTAACCGTGGTAACAGATGGAACATTCACAGAATCAGTTGATATTATGATTACAATCTTGGATGAGAATGATAATTCACCTGtatttgaaaaatcagtgtATTCGGGAAATATTACTGAAGATGCAAATGATGGCAGTGAAATCTTAGAG GTTATGGCAACTGATGTTGATTTGGACACCAATGCtgacattgtatacagtatccACACAACCAGTGATAATGGGGATAATATCTTtggtatccatggtaacaatggAAGCATCTTCATCCAAGATAACACAGAACTGGATTATGAATTGAGGAATAGCTATGTTATCACAGTACAAGCCACTGATCAACCTTTGGATGGAAAAAGCAG ATCAGCTGTAGTGaatgtgtttgtgaatgtgCTCGATATCAACGACATAGTACCAATGTTTGAGAAGGCAATCTACACAGCTAATATTGATGAATCTGCTGCATTGGATACCTCAGTCTTACAGATGTTG GCATCTGACCCAGATACTGTAGGTAATCTTGTGTATTCTATAGATGATGAATCTTCAACGTTTGTTATAAACAACATCAg TGGTGTCATACAAACAGCTGCTACACTTAACAGAGAAGAACAGGACGTATACATAGTCAGTGTTAGTGTGACAGATGGCATTTAT AGCACTAGTGTGAACCTTACCATCAATATTGACGATGTCAATGATAATGCTCCTGTCTTTGACTACAATTCATACATTTTCAATGCAACAGAAGGACTGGACAATGAAACCATTGGTAGCATCAGT GCCACCGATAAAGATTTGGGTAGAAATGCtgaaatattgtattcatttatGCCACCTTTTGACATGAATGG CTATTTCACAGTCGATAGTACTGGTATATTATCTACTGGTGTTGAACTTGACAGAGAAACTCAAGACGTGTACCAAGTGTATGTAGTTGCATCTGATAATGGAGAGTCAGCACGAAGTACAGTGGTGCTAATTAGCATTACAGTTGTAGATATTAATGATAATTTACCTGTGTTCTCACAAGATGGAATCTATGAAGGTGATTTAGATGAAGGAGGTGATGCTGTTGGCATGGTGATAATTATACTGCAG TCAACAGATGATGATTCACCTCCCAATGATGATACAGCATATTTGATCAGTGATGGTAATgatggtggccattttgaaatcAGTACCACTGGTGAAATCAGTGTGAAGACAGCCATTAATCTTGAAACTGATGGAGGACAATTTATATTGGAAGTTACTGCTTATAATGTGGAACCTTATGTTGGCAGTGGGAATAATAACTCAAAgaatgttatcattaatgtacaG GATATCAATGACCATGGTCCTGTCTTCTTAAATGACTCTTACTTAGCTGATGTATCTGAACACAGTACAGTAGGTGTTACCGTGGTAACTGTCACAGCTGAAGATCCTGACCCTACATTATCAGATATGACCTACTTTATCGATGCAGGAAATGATCAGAACCTGTTCTCTGTCCACCCTACAAATGGAGATATTACAATTATTGGAGATATAGACAGAGATCCACCAAACTACCAAACTTTTTTCAACCTTTCT gTAACAGTGTCTGATGGAGACATTACCACTCCAGATGATACCACTGTTGTTGAAATTACCGTCAGTGACATCAACGATAATAGTCCTGTATTCAAACAAG GTTATGTCTAA